A genomic stretch from Thermomonospora umbrina includes:
- a CDS encoding PQQ-binding-like beta-propeller repeat protein, whose protein sequence is MARSLRGLPPDGVPVRWRVVIGVLAALLFGVALTLQARGWTALIVEAGGSCGSRRGVSSGTCPRGSGVTMGLAFVVLVIALPVALVALIGGLKARLGTMVLAVVALAGIVPGQMIFAWAHGPTLGTVWQASGENPDDVEGQGSWLHGSTVVRARFDRLTAYDIATGDVRWTFTVPAPAVLCAMSGAPEGGTGAVGYGEEDGACARLAAVDLTNGRPLWTKDLAPEPGPGVTAGPPRGASPNMVALTRDAVVVRTGGALRAFGLRDGADRWTRPAGKNCEFDGVIGGSTAVLAELRCPVTPQKIVAVDVTTGRSRWETPAPLRSSSADITLLSAAPAVARVHEGGKRGIDAVLSFDDAGRTRATIEVEDGPWRLTSGSSLFEVAPLDPLMVLGDRLVARASGAGGRSEIRVYGLTDGRRLWSTPLEDIEAVHVEPSRVLVLTDGPRSPDLTALSMRDGAKTYLGTTRFRWLSSAVALYSHGDRYVLVAEDGTGSDSFPVAVVKE, encoded by the coding sequence ATGGCGAGGTCGTTGAGAGGGCTGCCGCCCGACGGGGTCCCCGTGCGGTGGCGCGTCGTGATCGGCGTGCTCGCGGCGTTGCTCTTCGGGGTGGCGCTGACCCTTCAGGCGCGGGGCTGGACCGCGCTCATCGTGGAGGCCGGCGGATCGTGCGGCAGTCGTCGCGGCGTGAGCAGTGGAACGTGCCCACGGGGCAGCGGCGTGACGATGGGCCTCGCGTTCGTCGTGCTGGTGATCGCGCTGCCCGTGGCGCTGGTCGCGCTGATCGGCGGACTGAAGGCCAGGCTGGGCACGATGGTGCTGGCCGTGGTGGCGCTGGCGGGCATCGTCCCCGGTCAGATGATCTTCGCCTGGGCGCACGGCCCGACCCTCGGGACCGTCTGGCAGGCGTCCGGCGAGAACCCCGACGACGTCGAGGGGCAGGGGAGCTGGCTGCACGGCTCCACCGTCGTGCGCGCCCGCTTCGACCGGCTGACGGCGTACGACATCGCGACCGGTGACGTCCGCTGGACGTTCACCGTGCCCGCCCCGGCGGTGCTGTGCGCGATGAGCGGTGCCCCCGAGGGCGGCACGGGGGCCGTCGGCTACGGCGAGGAGGACGGCGCCTGCGCGCGGCTCGCGGCCGTCGACCTGACGAACGGACGGCCGCTGTGGACCAAGGACCTCGCACCCGAGCCCGGCCCTGGAGTGACGGCGGGTCCCCCCAGGGGCGCCTCCCCGAACATGGTGGCGCTGACCCGTGACGCCGTCGTCGTCCGGACGGGCGGAGCGCTCCGGGCGTTCGGCCTCCGCGACGGTGCGGACCGGTGGACGCGCCCGGCCGGGAAGAACTGCGAGTTCGACGGCGTCATCGGCGGCTCCACGGCGGTGCTGGCCGAGCTGCGCTGTCCCGTGACACCGCAGAAGATCGTCGCCGTGGACGTCACGACCGGCCGGTCCCGCTGGGAGACGCCGGCGCCCCTGCGGAGTTCGTCCGCCGACATCACGTTGCTGTCGGCCGCGCCGGCCGTCGCCCGGGTCCACGAGGGCGGGAAGCGCGGCATCGACGCGGTCCTGTCCTTCGACGACGCCGGCCGGACCCGGGCCACCATCGAGGTGGAGGACGGCCCCTGGCGTCTGACGAGCGGCTCCTCCCTGTTCGAGGTCGCGCCGCTCGACCCGCTGATGGTCCTCGGCGACCGGCTCGTCGCCCGGGCGTCCGGCGCGGGGGGCCGCAGCGAGATCAGGGTGTACGGGCTGACCGACGGCCGACGGCTGTGGTCGACGCCCCTCGAGGACATCGAGGCCGTCCACGTGGAGCCGTCCAGGGTGCTGGTCCTCACCGACGGGCCCCGCTCGCCCGACCTGACGGCCCTGTCGATGCGCGACGGCGCGAAGACCTATCTGGGCACCACCCGGTTCCGCTGGCTGAGTTCGGCGGTGGCGCTGTACT
- a CDS encoding PQQ-binding-like beta-propeller repeat protein, whose protein sequence is MEGPSEEEPDTREEPEEPEEPEAPGRGSPRFTVKGLLIGLAAAFVVGVAAVLMVRNVQALGVEVGGTCTGRRRDALGSCPRGSTWMMVVSLGGLLVGVPAAFIALLVTLRTRFALPLLAVAVAAGVLPGDRIFDGVHGPTLETAWTVRGDSQTPAHGVWRHGSTVIRALPERLVAHDLATGDRRWTYDLPASQRLCAMSADTVGGLGVVGVAAQGSACSRFAIVDLAKGEAREVALPGRPPDASVTTLQDVPSGVTADMVAVAGGVLVVGTRSALYGYRLRDGRGLWRRPAAPECRFGGVRGGGDRVLVEVGCGVASYRVRAVDATTGLPRWETPVPDQGPTMGLTLLSASPAVVHVRRDRPGVDTGAIATFDDAGRIRATIPVDDGRRRLRTHDVAFDAAPDRALKVDGDRLVVQALTDGRRHGNVQVYGLGDGRLRWSTRLDDVLAVRPEPGRVLVVAGGLRAPRLHALATADGAKSYLGVTTFLRWPAQGILLAQGDGYVVLTRGSPFAAARFA, encoded by the coding sequence GTGGAAGGACCGTCGGAGGAGGAGCCGGACACCCGGGAGGAGCCCGAGGAGCCCGAGGAGCCCGAGGCGCCGGGGCGGGGTTCCCCCCGGTTCACCGTCAAGGGCCTCCTGATCGGCCTGGCGGCGGCGTTCGTCGTCGGCGTCGCCGCCGTTCTGATGGTGCGCAACGTCCAGGCGCTCGGCGTCGAGGTCGGCGGGACCTGCACCGGCCGGCGCCGGGACGCGCTCGGGAGCTGCCCCCGGGGCTCCACCTGGATGATGGTCGTGTCGCTCGGCGGTCTGCTCGTCGGCGTCCCGGCCGCGTTCATCGCCCTGCTGGTCACGTTGCGGACCCGGTTCGCGCTGCCGTTGCTGGCCGTCGCCGTGGCCGCCGGGGTGCTCCCCGGCGACCGGATCTTCGACGGGGTGCACGGCCCGACCCTGGAGACCGCCTGGACGGTCCGCGGCGACTCCCAGACGCCGGCGCACGGCGTGTGGCGGCACGGCTCGACGGTGATCCGGGCCCTGCCGGAGCGGCTCGTCGCCCACGACCTGGCCACCGGCGACCGGCGGTGGACGTACGACCTGCCCGCCTCGCAGCGGCTGTGCGCGATGAGCGCGGACACCGTCGGGGGGCTCGGGGTGGTCGGCGTCGCCGCGCAGGGCTCCGCGTGCTCCCGGTTCGCGATCGTGGACCTGGCGAAGGGCGAGGCCCGCGAGGTCGCGTTGCCGGGCCGGCCGCCGGACGCGTCCGTGACGACGCTCCAGGACGTTCCGTCGGGGGTCACCGCCGACATGGTCGCGGTGGCCGGCGGCGTGCTCGTCGTGGGGACCCGGTCCGCCCTCTACGGCTACCGGCTGCGCGACGGCCGGGGCCTGTGGCGGCGTCCGGCGGCCCCGGAGTGCCGGTTCGGCGGCGTGCGCGGCGGGGGCGACCGGGTGCTGGTGGAAGTCGGCTGCGGCGTGGCGTCGTACCGGGTCAGGGCGGTGGACGCGACGACCGGCCTGCCCCGCTGGGAGACCCCGGTACCGGACCAGGGGCCCACGATGGGCCTGACGCTGCTGTCGGCGTCGCCCGCCGTCGTCCACGTCCGCAGGGACCGGCCGGGCGTGGACACCGGCGCGATCGCGACGTTCGACGACGCGGGACGGATCCGGGCGACGATCCCGGTCGACGACGGGAGGCGACGCCTGCGGACCCACGACGTGGCGTTCGACGCCGCCCCCGACCGCGCCCTGAAGGTCGACGGCGACCGGTTGGTCGTCCAGGCCCTCACCGACGGGCGTCGGCACGGCAACGTGCAGGTCTACGGGCTCGGCGACGGGCGGCTGCGCTGGTCGACGCGGCTCGACGACGTCCTCGCGGTCCGGCCCGAGCCCGGCCGCGTCCTGGTGGTCGCCGGCGGCCTGCGCGCGCCCCGCCTCCATGCGCTGGCCACGGCGGACGGGGCGAAGTCCTACCTCGGCGTGACCACCTTCCTTCGCTGGCCGGCGCAGGGGATCCTCCTCGCCCAAGGGGACGGCTACGTCGTTCTGACCCGCGGTTCCCCCTTCGCCGCCGCCCGGTTCGCCTGA
- the cobN gene encoding cobaltochelatase subunit CobN has translation MRVLLLSTADTELLAAHAARAGYVTANPVRVEPAELPALTEGVDAVVVRLLGGRKTWPEGVEALRATGLPLVLLGGEADPDAELMALSTVPAGVAAEALDYLREGGIANLRELARFLSDTVLLTGEGFEPPAAMPAYGVHGERPRHDDRPTVGVVFYRAHELSGNTAFVETLCEAVERRGANALPVFCGSLRGADQGLLDLLEGADALVATVLAAGGAVASAASAGGDEDAWDAGALAALDVPVIQALCLTTSRRTWEESDAALSPMDAAMQVAIPEFDGRLISVPFSFKEEGPGGVPVYEADPERAARVAGIAVRHARLKYTPVPERRVAVVLSSYPTKHSRVGNAVGLDTPTSAVRLFRRMAEKGYDLGGDATFWQDPDSGDALIHALIAAGGHDVEWLTEDQLRQAPARVRLDDYTKWFEALPDELREGIREHWGEPPGELYVDDGEIVLASLRFGNVVLMIQPPRGFGENPIAIYHDPDLPPSHHYLAAYRWLDEEFGADAVIHLGKHGTLEWLPGKGLGLSATCAPDAVLGDIPLVYPFIVNDPGEGTQAKRRGHATVVDHLVPPMARADTYGDLAKLEQLLDEYATVQALDPAKLPAVRAQIWTLIQAAQLHHDLHQDEMPGEAEFDDFLLHVDGYLCEIKDVQIRDGLHILGQAPEGEARVNLILAILRATQVWGGKVGAFPGLRAAVAGTYGVDEKELLAEPGRKVHVWPGPDGRGADSAPPGAIPVPQRLAVHAERWPEPPRTASDVVDVLERLARALVEGMEEYGWDTSLPILEEVCGRVLGSSLGLAEVLTFAGDELAPRLAATSDEIDAVLHALDGGHVPAGPSGSPTRGLVNVLPTGRNFYSVDPKAIPSRNAWDVGVALADSLIRRHLDDTGEYPSSVGLTVWGTSAMRTQGDDIAEVLALIGCRPVWDDASRRVTGFEVVPLDELGRPRIDVTLRISGFFRDAFPHVIALMDDAIAAVAALEEPADRNFLRAHAVEDAARHGDWRRATTRIFGSKPGAYGAGLLPLIDARNWRDDHDLAEVYAVWGGYAYGRGLDGREARPDMESAFRRISVAAKNADTREHDIVDSDDYFQYHGGMVAMVRSLTGADPAAYVGDSAVPEQVRTRTLAEETHRVFRARVVNPRWIAAMRRHGYKGAFELAATVDYLFGYDATAGVVDDWMYESLAKEYVFDPENREFMERSNPWALRGITERLLEAADRGLWAEPDADVLDRLRATYLDLEGDLEAGT, from the coding sequence ATGCGCGTACTGCTGCTGTCCACGGCCGACACCGAGCTGCTCGCCGCACACGCGGCGCGCGCCGGATACGTGACCGCCAACCCCGTACGGGTCGAGCCCGCCGAGCTGCCGGCGCTGACGGAGGGCGTGGACGCGGTGGTCGTCCGCCTGCTGGGCGGCCGGAAGACCTGGCCCGAGGGTGTCGAGGCGCTGCGGGCCACCGGGCTTCCGCTGGTGCTGCTCGGCGGCGAGGCCGATCCCGACGCCGAGCTGATGGCGCTGTCGACCGTTCCGGCCGGGGTCGCCGCCGAGGCGCTGGACTACCTCCGCGAGGGCGGGATCGCCAACCTCCGGGAGCTGGCCCGCTTCCTGTCCGACACGGTGCTGCTGACCGGCGAGGGCTTCGAGCCGCCCGCCGCGATGCCCGCGTACGGCGTCCACGGCGAACGCCCCCGGCACGACGACAGGCCCACGGTCGGGGTGGTCTTCTACCGGGCGCACGAGCTGTCGGGCAACACGGCGTTCGTGGAGACCCTGTGCGAGGCCGTCGAACGGCGGGGCGCGAACGCGCTGCCGGTGTTCTGCGGTTCGCTGCGCGGCGCGGACCAAGGGCTCCTCGACCTGCTGGAGGGGGCGGACGCCCTGGTGGCGACCGTCCTGGCGGCGGGCGGCGCGGTGGCCTCGGCGGCGTCGGCGGGCGGCGACGAGGACGCGTGGGACGCGGGGGCGCTGGCCGCGCTCGACGTCCCGGTGATCCAGGCGCTGTGCCTGACGACGTCCCGACGGACCTGGGAGGAGTCCGACGCGGCCCTGTCCCCGATGGACGCGGCGATGCAGGTGGCGATCCCGGAGTTCGACGGCCGGCTGATCTCCGTGCCGTTCTCGTTCAAGGAGGAGGGCCCCGGCGGCGTCCCGGTGTACGAGGCCGACCCGGAGCGGGCCGCGCGGGTCGCGGGGATCGCCGTGCGGCACGCCCGCCTCAAGTACACGCCCGTCCCCGAGCGCCGCGTCGCCGTCGTCCTGTCGTCGTACCCGACCAAGCACTCCCGGGTCGGCAACGCGGTCGGCCTGGACACCCCCACGTCGGCCGTCCGGCTCTTCCGGCGGATGGCCGAGAAGGGGTACGACCTCGGCGGTGACGCCACCTTCTGGCAGGACCCCGACAGCGGCGACGCGCTGATCCACGCGCTGATCGCGGCGGGCGGTCACGACGTGGAGTGGCTCACCGAGGACCAGCTCCGACAGGCTCCCGCACGGGTGCGGCTCGACGATTACACGAAGTGGTTCGAGGCGCTCCCCGACGAGCTGCGCGAGGGCATCCGGGAGCACTGGGGCGAGCCGCCCGGCGAGCTGTACGTCGATGACGGCGAGATCGTGCTCGCCTCGCTGCGGTTCGGCAACGTGGTGCTGATGATCCAGCCGCCCCGGGGCTTCGGCGAGAACCCCATCGCGATCTACCACGACCCGGACCTGCCGCCGTCGCACCACTACCTGGCCGCCTACCGCTGGCTGGACGAGGAGTTCGGCGCCGACGCCGTCATCCACCTGGGCAAGCACGGCACCCTGGAGTGGCTGCCCGGCAAGGGCCTGGGCCTGTCCGCGACCTGCGCCCCGGACGCGGTGCTCGGCGACATCCCGCTGGTCTACCCGTTCATCGTGAACGACCCGGGCGAGGGCACCCAGGCCAAGCGGCGCGGCCACGCGACCGTCGTCGACCATCTCGTGCCGCCGATGGCCCGCGCCGACACCTACGGCGACCTCGCGAAGCTCGAGCAGCTCCTCGACGAGTACGCCACCGTGCAGGCCCTCGACCCGGCCAAGCTCCCGGCGGTGCGGGCGCAGATCTGGACGTTGATCCAGGCCGCCCAACTGCATCACGACCTGCATCAGGACGAGATGCCGGGCGAGGCCGAGTTCGACGACTTCCTGCTGCACGTCGACGGCTACCTGTGCGAGATCAAGGACGTGCAGATCCGCGACGGGCTGCACATCCTCGGGCAGGCCCCGGAGGGCGAGGCCCGGGTCAACCTGATCCTCGCCATTCTGCGCGCCACGCAGGTCTGGGGCGGCAAGGTCGGGGCGTTCCCGGGGCTGCGGGCGGCGGTGGCCGGTACGTACGGGGTGGACGAGAAGGAGTTGCTCGCCGAGCCGGGCCGCAAGGTGCACGTCTGGCCCGGCCCGGACGGTCGGGGCGCCGACTCGGCCCCGCCGGGCGCGATCCCCGTGCCGCAGCGCCTCGCCGTCCACGCCGAGCGGTGGCCCGAGCCGCCGCGCACCGCCTCCGATGTCGTGGACGTCCTCGAACGCCTGGCGCGGGCGCTGGTCGAGGGCATGGAGGAGTACGGCTGGGACACCTCGCTCCCGATCCTCGAAGAGGTCTGCGGCCGGGTCCTGGGCAGCTCGCTGGGGCTGGCGGAGGTGCTGACGTTCGCCGGCGACGAGCTGGCGCCCCGGCTGGCGGCGACCTCCGACGAGATCGACGCCGTGCTGCACGCCCTCGACGGCGGCCACGTGCCCGCCGGGCCGTCCGGGTCGCCCACCCGGGGCCTGGTGAACGTGCTGCCGACCGGGCGCAACTTCTACTCCGTCGACCCCAAGGCCATCCCGTCCCGCAACGCGTGGGACGTGGGCGTCGCGCTGGCCGACTCGCTGATCCGGCGGCATCTGGACGACACCGGCGAGTACCCGTCCAGCGTCGGCCTGACCGTCTGGGGCACGTCCGCGATGCGCACGCAGGGCGACGACATCGCCGAGGTGCTGGCGCTGATCGGCTGCCGCCCGGTGTGGGACGACGCCTCCCGTCGGGTGACCGGCTTCGAGGTCGTTCCGCTCGACGAGCTGGGGCGGCCCCGCATCGATGTGACGCTGCGCATCTCCGGTTTCTTCCGTGACGCGTTCCCGCACGTCATCGCGCTGATGGACGACGCCATCGCGGCCGTCGCGGCGCTGGAGGAGCCCGCCGACCGCAACTTCCTGCGCGCCCACGCGGTGGAGGACGCGGCCCGGCACGGCGACTGGCGGCGCGCCACCACGCGGATCTTCGGCTCCAAGCCGGGCGCGTACGGGGCGGGGCTGCTGCCGCTCATCGACGCCCGCAACTGGCGCGACGACCACGACCTCGCCGAGGTGTACGCGGTGTGGGGCGGCTACGCCTACGGGCGGGGGCTGGACGGTCGCGAGGCCCGCCCCGACATGGAGTCGGCGTTCCGGCGGATCTCGGTGGCGGCCAAGAACGCCGACACGCGCGAGCACGACATCGTCGACTCCGACGACTACTTCCAGTACCACGGCGGCATGGTCGCCATGGTCCGGTCGCTCACCGGCGCCGACCCCGCCGCCTATGTCGGCGACTCGGCGGTGCCCGAGCAGGTGCGGACCCGGACGCTGGCGGAGGAGACCCACCGCGTGTTCCGGGCCCGGGTGGTGAACCCGCGCTGGATCGCGGCGATGCGGCGGCACGGCTACAAGGGCGCGTTCGAGCTGGCCGCGACCGTGGACTACCTGTTCGGGTACGACGCCACGGCCGGGGTCGTCGACGACTGGATGTACGAGAGCCTCGCCAAGGAGTACGTGTTCGACCCCGAGAACCGCGAGTTCATGGAGAGGTCCAACCCCTGGGCGCTGCGCGGCATCACCGAACGCCTGCTGGAGGCCGCCGACCGGGGTCTGTGGGCCGAGCCGGACGCCGACGTGCTCGACCGGCTGCGCGCCACGTATCTGGACCTGGAGGGCGACCTGGAGGCCGGCACTTAA
- a CDS encoding RICIN domain-containing protein — protein MTQHHFRRRHLMAVVAAAVVAGLMATLPAPARASMSGHVVPAGTVTGGPVPKFRWVSAYDGRCVDADANRIGVNGARVQLWDCNYSSQQLWRRESAARIRNGHGTRRCLDADLGTIEDNGTRVQLWACNGRSNQRWRITGRDAWGWEIRNAHSGRCLDADPTTVGSRGSKVQLWDCNGSPHQRWRIRYF, from the coding sequence ATGACACAGCATCACTTCCGCCGTCGGCATCTGATGGCGGTCGTGGCCGCCGCGGTGGTCGCCGGGCTCATGGCGACGCTCCCCGCGCCGGCCCGCGCATCGATGAGCGGGCACGTCGTCCCCGCCGGGACCGTCACGGGCGGGCCGGTGCCGAAGTTCCGTTGGGTGTCGGCCTATGACGGGCGCTGCGTGGACGCCGACGCCAACCGGATCGGCGTGAACGGCGCCCGCGTCCAACTGTGGGACTGCAACTACTCCTCCCAGCAGCTCTGGCGACGCGAGAGCGCGGCCCGGATACGCAACGGCCACGGCACCCGCCGCTGCCTCGACGCCGACCTCGGCACCATCGAGGACAACGGCACCAGGGTGCAGTTGTGGGCCTGCAACGGCAGGTCCAACCAGCGGTGGCGCATCACCGGCCGGGACGCCTGGGGCTGGGAGATCCGCAACGCGCACAGCGGGCGCTGCCTGGACGCCGATCCCACCACCGTCGGCTCCCGGGGCTCCAAGGTGCAGCTCTGGGACTGCAACGGCTCGCCGCACCAGCGGTGGCGCATCCGCTACTTCTGA
- a CDS encoding bifunctional polysaccharide deacetylase/glycosyltransferase family 2 protein, whose protein sequence is MRAREPRGHWVLMLLGALALIGALLLNGFAQGAVGESTDREPAPTGDGDVPPDRVTRGGAVLNLDTGEPRSVRPKDRTIALTFDDGPDPKWTPRLLDVLRRHGAKATFFVVGAQVARHPSLARRLVTEGHEVGNHTYTHIDMAASPSWRVRMELDLTQRVLAGATGRTTALMRMPYSATPGELTGPQWRAAQAAGRQGYLVALTDRDTEDWAKPGADQIVRRALTETARDQGAIVMLHDSGGDRAATVAAVDEIITRLKARGHRFTTLSEAIGVPAANVPASLTERTVGRTVLFGQIGSRWLVDGLVALFGVAAVLTALRLVFLLVFAREHAVRARLQRRRRGRRGRESFTPWVSVIVPAYNESAGIAATLHSLLDTDYPALLEVIVVDDGSTDDTARIVADLNLPGVVLVRKPNGGKPSALNTGIARARADIVVMVDGDTVFQRDTLGHLVLPLAAPSVGAVSGNTKVANRGGLLGRWQHIEYVIGFNLDRRMFDLLQCMPTIPGAIGAFRRRALLDVGGVSEETLAEDTDLTMAICRAGWRVVYEETAIAWTEAPASLRQLWRQRYRWCYGTLQAMWKHRRSLVQRGRSGRFGRRCLPYLTIFQVVLPLFAPAVDLFTLYGLFFLEPLPLAASWLGFTALQTLAGAYALRLDGERVRPLWVLPLQQVVYRQLMYLVVIQSLVTAVLGTRLRWQTIRRHGTFTAQGSNATAAGG, encoded by the coding sequence ATGAGGGCGCGCGAGCCTCGGGGGCACTGGGTGCTGATGCTGCTCGGCGCCCTCGCGTTGATCGGGGCGCTGCTGCTGAACGGGTTCGCCCAGGGGGCCGTCGGCGAGTCCACCGACCGGGAGCCCGCCCCCACCGGGGACGGCGACGTCCCGCCGGACCGGGTGACGCGGGGCGGCGCGGTGCTGAACCTCGACACGGGGGAGCCGCGCAGCGTCCGGCCGAAGGACCGGACGATCGCGCTGACGTTCGACGACGGACCGGACCCGAAGTGGACCCCGCGATTGCTGGACGTCCTGCGCCGACACGGGGCCAAGGCGACCTTCTTCGTCGTCGGGGCCCAGGTCGCCCGGCACCCGTCGCTGGCCAGGCGGCTGGTGACGGAGGGGCACGAGGTCGGCAACCACACGTACACGCACATCGACATGGCGGCCTCCCCGTCCTGGCGCGTGCGGATGGAGCTGGACCTGACGCAGCGGGTGCTGGCCGGGGCGACCGGCCGCACGACCGCGCTCATGCGCATGCCGTACTCCGCGACCCCCGGTGAGCTGACCGGCCCCCAGTGGCGTGCGGCGCAGGCGGCGGGGCGGCAGGGCTACCTGGTGGCGCTCACCGACCGCGACACCGAGGACTGGGCGAAGCCCGGCGCGGATCAGATCGTTCGGCGGGCCCTCACGGAGACCGCGCGGGATCAGGGCGCCATCGTCATGCTGCACGACTCCGGCGGGGACCGGGCCGCGACGGTGGCCGCCGTGGACGAGATCATCACCCGGCTGAAGGCGCGCGGCCACCGCTTCACGACCCTGTCGGAGGCGATCGGCGTCCCGGCGGCCAACGTCCCCGCGTCGCTGACCGAGCGGACGGTGGGCCGCACGGTCCTGTTCGGTCAGATCGGCTCGCGTTGGCTGGTCGACGGGCTGGTGGCGCTGTTCGGGGTGGCGGCGGTCCTGACCGCGTTGCGGCTGGTGTTCCTGCTGGTGTTCGCCCGCGAGCACGCCGTGCGGGCGCGACTGCAGCGGCGCAGGAGGGGCCGGCGGGGGCGCGAGTCGTTCACGCCCTGGGTGTCGGTCATCGTGCCCGCCTACAACGAGTCGGCGGGCATCGCGGCGACCCTGCACTCGCTGCTGGACACCGACTACCCGGCGCTGCTCGAGGTGATCGTGGTGGACGACGGGTCCACCGACGACACCGCGCGGATCGTCGCCGACCTGAACCTGCCCGGCGTCGTCCTGGTCCGCAAGCCCAACGGCGGCAAGCCCAGCGCGCTGAACACCGGCATCGCCCGGGCCCGCGCCGACATCGTGGTGATGGTCGACGGCGACACGGTGTTCCAGCGCGACACCCTCGGTCACCTGGTGCTGCCGCTCGCCGCGCCGTCGGTGGGGGCGGTGAGCGGCAACACCAAGGTGGCCAACCGCGGCGGGCTGCTGGGCCGCTGGCAGCACATCGAGTACGTGATCGGCTTCAATCTCGACCGGCGGATGTTCGACCTGCTCCAGTGCATGCCGACCATCCCCGGCGCGATCGGGGCGTTCCGCCGGCGGGCGCTGCTGGACGTGGGCGGTGTCAGCGAGGAGACGCTGGCCGAGGACACCGACCTGACCATGGCGATCTGCCGGGCCGGCTGGCGCGTGGTGTACGAGGAGACCGCCATCGCCTGGACCGAGGCCCCGGCGTCGCTGCGGCAGCTCTGGCGACAGCGCTATCGCTGGTGCTACGGGACGTTGCAGGCCATGTGGAAGCACCGTCGGTCGCTGGTCCAGCGGGGCCGGTCGGGCCGGTTCGGCCGCCGTTGTCTGCCGTACCTGACGATCTTCCAGGTGGTGCTGCCGCTGTTCGCGCCGGCGGTGGACCTGTTCACGCTGTACGGGCTGTTCTTCCTGGAGCCGCTCCCGCTGGCCGCCTCGTGGCTGGGCTTCACCGCCCTGCAGACCCTCGCCGGCGCGTACGCCCTGCGCCTGGACGGGGAACGGGTGCGTCCGCTGTGGGTGCTCCCGCTCCAGCAGGTGGTCTACCGGCAGCTCATGTACCTGGTGGTCATCCAGTCCCTCGTCACGGCGGTGCTGGGCACCCGGCTCCGCTGGCAGACCATCCGGCGACACGGCACATTCACCGCGCAGGGCTCCAATGCGACCGCCGCCGGTGGATGA
- a CDS encoding MarR family winged helix-turn-helix transcriptional regulator, whose translation MALPDDAAEARAQGWRTLAALHSRIEGRIERALEDTHDLSVNEYCALNTLSQQNGWHMRMQQLANAMVLSQSATTRLVNRLEDRGLLTRYLCQDDRRGIYTEVTPAGARLLEESRPTHDGVLSEALAEAAELPELAPLVKALESLLTPA comes from the coding sequence ATGGCTCTCCCCGACGACGCCGCCGAGGCCCGCGCCCAGGGCTGGCGCACCCTCGCCGCCCTGCACTCCCGCATCGAGGGCCGCATCGAACGCGCCCTCGAGGACACGCACGACCTCAGCGTCAACGAGTACTGCGCCCTCAACACCCTGTCCCAGCAGAACGGCTGGCACATGCGGATGCAGCAGCTCGCCAACGCCATGGTCCTCAGCCAGAGCGCCACCACCCGCCTGGTCAACCGTTTGGAGGACCGCGGCCTCCTCACCCGCTACCTCTGCCAGGACGACCGCCGCGGCATCTACACCGAGGTCACCCCCGCCGGCGCCCGGCTCCTGGAGGAGTCCCGGCCCACCCACGACGGCGTCCTCTCCGAGGCCCTCGCCGAGGCCGCCGAGCTCCCCGAGCTGGCCCCCTTGGTCAAGGCCCTGGAATCCCTCCTCACCCCCGCCTGA
- a CDS encoding SAM-dependent methyltransferase yields the protein MTAVKVPERLRWAVDTLAVRPEDRLLEIGCGRGVAVALICPLLSEGRITAVDRSATALEAARRRNAAHLATGRAELHRASLESLDLPGRRFDKIFAVNVNHFWVRAPDPELNTLKDLLTPDGALHLFYEPPSATKATELTTKLLPALTRNGLTTTVITGGETLLCLKATTP from the coding sequence GTGACCGCCGTGAAGGTCCCCGAACGCCTGCGCTGGGCCGTCGACACCCTGGCGGTCCGCCCGGAGGACCGCCTGCTGGAGATCGGCTGCGGCCGCGGCGTCGCCGTCGCCCTCATCTGCCCCCTGCTCTCCGAGGGCCGCATCACGGCCGTCGACCGCTCGGCGACCGCCCTCGAGGCCGCCCGCCGGCGCAACGCCGCCCACCTCGCCACCGGCCGCGCCGAACTCCACCGGGCCTCCCTGGAGTCACTCGACCTGCCCGGCCGCCGCTTCGACAAGATCTTCGCCGTCAACGTCAACCACTTCTGGGTCCGCGCCCCCGACCCCGAGCTGAACACCCTGAAAGACCTCCTCACCCCCGACGGCGCCCTCCACCTCTTCTACGAGCCCCCGTCGGCGACCAAGGCCACCGAGCTGACGACCAAGCTCCTCCCGGCCCTCACCCGCAACGGCCTGACGACCACCGTCATCACCGGGGGCGAAACCCTCCTCTGCCTCAAGGCCACAACCCCCTGA